Proteins from a genomic interval of Ralstonia wenshanensis:
- a CDS encoding NAD(P)/FAD-dependent oxidoreductase, whose amino-acid sequence MMRCDVAVIGAGAAGMMCAAVAGQRGARVVLIDHATKLAEKIRISGGGRCNFTNVNAGPANYLSNNPHFSRSALARYTAQDFVNLVSSYRIPYHEKHKGQLFCDDSAEDIIRMLETECERGNVIWRTGCSIAEIGKDGEAYRLSTSAGEIVANKVVIATGGLSIPKIGATDFGYRIARQFGLKIVETHPALVPLTFHAEHWAPFSALSGVSMEVDVTVAQPAGKGGRKGGATTFREDLLLTHRGLSGPAVLQISSFWNSGQPLVIDLLPDTDAGQWLCDEKSGSRKQLGTVLAQRLPERVAQAWCAAHGANPHAPIAELPDKVLRTLGAALNRWELTPSGSEGYRKAEVTRGGVDTRALSSATMEAQSAPGLYFIGEVVDVTGWLGGYNFQWAWASAVAAGEAASAR is encoded by the coding sequence ATGATGCGGTGCGATGTAGCGGTGATCGGCGCGGGCGCGGCCGGGATGATGTGCGCAGCTGTGGCTGGGCAGCGCGGCGCCCGCGTGGTGCTGATCGATCACGCAACGAAGCTGGCGGAGAAGATTCGCATCTCTGGCGGCGGCCGCTGCAACTTCACCAACGTCAACGCGGGACCGGCCAACTACCTGTCGAACAATCCGCACTTCAGCCGTTCGGCGCTGGCGCGGTATACGGCGCAGGATTTCGTCAACCTCGTTTCCAGCTATCGCATTCCATATCACGAGAAGCACAAGGGCCAGCTCTTCTGCGACGACAGCGCGGAAGACATCATCCGCATGCTCGAAACCGAATGCGAGCGGGGCAACGTGATCTGGCGAACCGGCTGCTCCATCGCTGAAATCGGCAAGGACGGCGAGGCATATCGTCTGTCGACCAGCGCGGGTGAGATCGTCGCCAATAAGGTGGTGATCGCCACGGGCGGTCTTTCCATCCCCAAGATCGGCGCGACGGATTTTGGGTATCGCATTGCGCGGCAGTTCGGGCTGAAGATCGTTGAGACGCATCCGGCGCTGGTGCCGCTCACCTTCCATGCCGAGCATTGGGCGCCGTTCTCGGCGTTGTCGGGCGTGTCGATGGAGGTGGACGTGACCGTGGCGCAGCCTGCGGGCAAAGGTGGTCGCAAGGGGGGCGCCACGACATTCCGCGAAGACTTGTTGCTGACCCATCGCGGGCTGTCGGGGCCTGCCGTACTGCAGATCTCCAGCTTCTGGAATTCGGGGCAGCCGCTTGTCATCGATCTGCTGCCGGACACTGACGCCGGACAGTGGCTGTGTGATGAGAAGTCGGGCTCACGCAAGCAACTCGGGACGGTGCTGGCGCAGCGCTTGCCGGAGCGCGTTGCGCAGGCCTGGTGTGCTGCGCATGGCGCCAACCCGCACGCGCCGATTGCCGAGCTGCCCGACAAGGTGCTGCGCACACTTGGCGCCGCACTCAACCGCTGGGAGCTGACACCTTCCGGCAGTGAAGGCTATCGCAAGGCTGAAGTGACGCGCGGCGGGGTCGATACGCGCGCGCTGTCATCGGCCACCATGGAGGCGCAATCTGCGCCGGGCCTGTACTTCATCGGCGAGGTGGTCGACGTGACGGGCTGGCTTGGCGGCTACAACTTCCAGTGGGCGTGGGCTTCGGCCGTCGCGGCGGGAGAGGCCGCCTCCGCCCGCTGA
- the tsaD gene encoding tRNA (adenosine(37)-N6)-threonylcarbamoyltransferase complex transferase subunit TsaD, translating into MLVLGIESSCDETGVALYDTAAGLRAHALYSQIAMHREYGGVVPELASRDHIRRVIPLLEEVLGKAGATRADIDAIAYTKGPGLAGALLVGASVANALAFALGKPLVGVHHLEGHLLSPLLEADRPDFPFLALLVSGGHTQLMRVDAVGQYTLLGETLDDAAGEAFDKTAKLLGLGYPGGPAVSRLAEFGNPGVFDLPRPMLHSGNFDFSFAGLKTAVLTQVRKLNLTDSETCYQPRADLARAFVDAIVEVLVKKTLRAAREHGLKRIVVAGGVGANRQLRDGLNAEGKKRGLRVYYPDLQFCTDNGAMIAFAGAMRLQADPTQVQEGYGYGVTPRWDLEDIRIQQA; encoded by the coding sequence ATGCTGGTCCTCGGCATCGAATCCTCCTGTGACGAAACCGGCGTCGCCCTGTACGACACGGCGGCTGGCCTGCGTGCGCATGCGCTGTATTCGCAGATCGCCATGCACCGCGAATACGGCGGCGTGGTGCCCGAGCTGGCCTCGCGCGATCACATCCGCCGCGTGATTCCGCTGCTCGAAGAGGTGCTCGGCAAGGCCGGCGCCACGCGCGCGGACATCGACGCCATCGCCTATACAAAAGGGCCAGGGCTTGCCGGCGCGCTGCTGGTGGGCGCTTCCGTGGCGAATGCGCTGGCGTTCGCGCTCGGCAAACCGCTGGTGGGCGTGCATCACCTGGAGGGGCATCTGCTTTCGCCGCTGCTGGAGGCGGATCGGCCCGACTTTCCGTTTCTGGCGTTGCTCGTCTCGGGCGGGCATACGCAGTTGATGCGCGTCGATGCCGTCGGCCAGTACACGCTGCTCGGCGAAACACTCGACGACGCCGCCGGCGAAGCCTTCGACAAGACCGCCAAACTGCTCGGCCTCGGGTACCCGGGCGGCCCTGCCGTGTCGCGCCTGGCCGAATTCGGCAACCCGGGCGTATTCGACCTGCCTCGACCGATGCTCCATTCGGGCAACTTCGATTTCTCATTCGCAGGCCTCAAGACCGCGGTGCTCACGCAGGTGCGCAAGCTCAACCTGACCGACAGCGAGACCTGCTACCAGCCACGCGCCGACCTTGCTCGCGCATTTGTCGACGCCATTGTCGAAGTGCTCGTCAAGAAAACGCTGCGGGCGGCACGCGAGCATGGCCTCAAGCGCATCGTCGTGGCCGGTGGTGTGGGTGCCAACCGCCAGCTGCGCGATGGGCTGAACGCCGAGGGCAAAAAGCGCGGCCTGCGCGTCTATTACCCCGACCTGCAATTCTGCACAGACAACGGGGCCATGATTGCCTTTGCGGGGGCGATGCGGCTGCAGGCCGACCCTACCCAGGTGCAGGAGGGCTACGGCTACGGCGTGACACCACGCTGGGACCTCGAAGACATCCGTATCCAGCAAGCATGA
- the folE2 gene encoding GTP cyclohydrolase FolE2 → MNDMNPAFAMPDVQSSHDTRQIPIQRVGVRGVRYPMSLQTPSGVQNTVGTYNLDVHLPADQKGTHMSRFVALLEEEREPLNLAQFQLLLEKMLEKLEADAGRIEVHFPYFVSKTAPVSGVQSLMDYEVTMIGEVRDGHTKVRVKALVPVTSLCPCSKKISQYGAHNQRSHITIDAELAADTPVESLIRMAEEEASCELWGLLKRPDEKFVTERAYENPKFVEDLVRDIAMRLNQDDRIVAYTLEAENFESIHNHSAYALIERDKRTDK, encoded by the coding sequence ATGAACGATATGAACCCGGCTTTCGCGATGCCGGACGTGCAGTCCAGTCACGATACCCGCCAGATCCCCATTCAGCGCGTTGGCGTGCGCGGCGTGCGTTATCCGATGTCGCTGCAGACCCCCTCGGGCGTGCAGAACACCGTCGGCACGTACAACCTCGATGTGCATCTGCCCGCTGACCAGAAGGGCACGCACATGTCGCGCTTCGTTGCGCTCCTTGAAGAAGAGCGCGAGCCGCTGAATCTGGCGCAGTTCCAGTTGCTGCTGGAAAAGATGCTGGAGAAGCTCGAAGCCGACGCCGGCCGCATCGAAGTCCACTTCCCGTACTTCGTCAGCAAGACCGCGCCGGTGTCGGGCGTGCAGTCGCTGATGGACTATGAAGTGACGATGATCGGTGAAGTGCGCGACGGCCACACGAAGGTCCGCGTCAAGGCGCTGGTGCCGGTGACGAGCCTGTGCCCCTGCTCGAAGAAGATCTCGCAGTACGGCGCGCACAACCAGCGCTCGCACATCACGATCGATGCCGAGCTGGCGGCCGATACGCCGGTCGAATCGCTGATCCGCATGGCCGAAGAAGAAGCGTCGTGCGAACTGTGGGGCCTGCTCAAGCGTCCGGACGAAAAGTTCGTGACCGAGCGTGCGTACGAAAACCCGAAGTTCGTGGAAGACCTGGTGCGCGATATCGCCATGCGCCTGAACCAGGACGACCGCATCGTCGCCTACACGCTGGAAGCCGAGAACTTCGAGTCGATCCACAACCACAGCGCCTATGCGCTGATCGAGCGCGACAAGCGCACCGACAAGTAA
- the dxs gene encoding 1-deoxy-D-xylulose-5-phosphate synthase: MTYELLNTIDDPADLRRLDRRQLGPLANELRAFVLDSVSQTGGHLSSNLGTVELTIALHYVFNTPEDRIVWDVGHQSYPHKILTGRRDQMGSLRQLDGISGFPRRSESPYDTFGTAHSSTSISAALGMALGAKTKGEDRVAIAVIGDGAMSAGMAFEAMNNAGVYKDLPLVVVLNDNDMSISPPVGALNRYLARLMSGQFYAATKKGVEKLLSVAPPVLEFAKRFEEHTKGMFVPATMFEEFGFNYIGPIDGHDLESLVPTLQNIRQRAREGGGPQFLHVVTKKGQGYKLAEADPILYHGPGKFNPQEGIKPSGRPAKVTYTQVFGQWLCDMAAADKRLVGITPAMREGSGMVEFEQRFPDRYYDVGIAEQHAVTFAGGLACEGLKPVVAIYSTFLQRGYDQLIHDVALQNLPVVFALDRAGLVGADGATHAGAYDIAYLRCIPNMMVMTPADENECRQLLSTAFAQDCPAAVRYPRGAGTGVAVQPTLEPLPVGTAEVRRASTAPAGQRVAILAFGSMVAPATAAAERLDATVVNMRFVKPLDVACVLEMARTHDFVVTVEEGCVMGGAGSACLEALAAAGVATPVLQLGLPDRFVDHGDHAALLTQCGLDANGILASIRERFAVQPRAAAPRVA, from the coding sequence ATGACGTACGAACTTCTGAACACCATCGACGATCCGGCCGACCTGCGCCGCCTGGACCGCCGCCAACTTGGGCCGCTGGCCAACGAGTTGCGCGCCTTCGTGCTGGATTCCGTCTCTCAAACGGGCGGGCACCTGTCGTCGAACCTGGGTACGGTCGAACTGACAATCGCGCTGCATTACGTCTTCAACACGCCGGAAGACCGCATCGTGTGGGACGTCGGTCACCAGAGCTATCCGCACAAGATCCTGACGGGCCGCCGCGACCAGATGGGCTCGCTGCGCCAGTTGGACGGTATCTCCGGCTTCCCGCGCCGCAGCGAGAGCCCGTACGACACGTTCGGCACCGCGCACTCGTCCACGTCGATTTCGGCTGCGCTGGGCATGGCCCTGGGCGCCAAGACCAAGGGTGAAGACCGCGTCGCCATTGCCGTGATTGGCGACGGCGCGATGAGCGCCGGCATGGCCTTCGAGGCCATGAACAACGCCGGCGTCTATAAAGACCTGCCGCTCGTGGTCGTGCTGAATGACAACGACATGTCGATCTCGCCGCCGGTCGGGGCGCTGAACCGCTATCTGGCACGCCTCATGAGCGGGCAGTTCTACGCGGCCACCAAGAAAGGCGTCGAGAAGCTGCTGTCGGTGGCGCCGCCGGTGCTCGAGTTCGCCAAGCGCTTCGAGGAACACACCAAAGGCATGTTCGTGCCGGCCACGATGTTCGAGGAGTTCGGCTTCAACTACATCGGGCCGATCGACGGACATGATCTCGAATCGCTCGTGCCGACTCTGCAGAACATCCGCCAGCGCGCTCGCGAAGGCGGTGGTCCGCAGTTCCTCCACGTCGTCACCAAGAAGGGTCAGGGCTACAAGCTGGCTGAAGCTGACCCGATCCTCTATCACGGCCCGGGCAAGTTCAACCCGCAAGAGGGCATCAAACCTTCCGGGCGCCCGGCCAAGGTCACGTACACGCAAGTGTTCGGCCAATGGCTGTGCGACATGGCGGCGGCCGACAAGCGGCTGGTGGGCATTACGCCAGCCATGCGCGAAGGCTCTGGGATGGTGGAGTTCGAGCAGCGCTTTCCTGACCGCTATTACGACGTCGGCATCGCCGAGCAGCACGCCGTCACCTTTGCTGGCGGCCTGGCGTGCGAGGGGTTGAAGCCTGTTGTCGCTATCTATTCGACGTTCCTGCAGCGTGGCTACGATCAGTTGATCCACGACGTGGCGCTGCAGAATCTGCCGGTGGTATTTGCGCTGGACCGCGCCGGTCTGGTCGGTGCAGACGGCGCCACGCATGCAGGTGCCTACGACATTGCCTACCTGCGCTGCATCCCCAACATGATGGTGATGACGCCGGCCGACGAGAACGAATGCCGCCAGCTCTTGAGTACCGCGTTTGCGCAGGACTGCCCGGCAGCAGTGCGCTATCCGCGTGGTGCCGGCACGGGCGTGGCGGTGCAGCCGACGCTGGAGCCGCTGCCGGTAGGCACGGCAGAAGTGCGCCGCGCTTCCACGGCGCCGGCTGGCCAGCGCGTGGCGATTCTGGCGTTTGGTTCGATGGTTGCGCCGGCTACGGCGGCGGCCGAGCGTTTGGACGCCACCGTCGTCAACATGCGCTTCGTCAAGCCGCTCGACGTGGCATGCGTCCTGGAAATGGCCCGCACACACGATTTTGTGGTCACGGTGGAGGAGGGCTGTGTGATGGGCGGTGCCGGCAGCGCGTGCCTGGAAGCCCTGGCTGCCGCCGGTGTCGCAACGCCGGTACTGCAGCTCGGCTTGCCTGACCGCTTTGTCGATCACGGTGATCACGCGGCGCTCCTGACGCAATGCGGGCTCGATGCCAACGGCATCCTCGCGTCCATCCGCGAGCGCTTTGCCGTACAGCCGCGCGCGGCAGCCCCGCGCGTCGCTTGA
- a CDS encoding polyprenyl synthetase family protein, with translation MSDFAQWMASVVARTESALERALPAETVSPQRLHAAMRYATLGAGKRVRPLLAHAAGALGEASSEALDGVSCAVEMIHAYSLVHDDMPCMDDDDLRRGRPTVHRAYDEATALLVGDALQTQAFIVLAELGAVSQATRAVLVAELARASGSLGMAGGQAIDLQSVGIALSQDELEAMHRMKTGALLRASLRMGALCAGVNAAALEQVDAYAGAVGLAFQVVDDILDVTADTATLGKTAGKDEANDKPTYVSILGLDKARALADELHATAGAAVAQLAREIGCEADKARTDRLVEMADLIVRRGH, from the coding sequence ATGAGCGATTTCGCCCAATGGATGGCATCTGTGGTGGCGCGGACGGAAAGCGCACTTGAGCGCGCGCTGCCGGCCGAAACCGTCTCGCCGCAACGTCTGCACGCGGCGATGCGCTATGCCACCCTGGGGGCCGGAAAACGCGTGCGGCCCTTGCTGGCGCATGCGGCGGGCGCGCTGGGGGAGGCCTCCTCCGAGGCGCTCGACGGCGTGAGCTGCGCGGTGGAGATGATCCACGCCTACTCGCTCGTTCACGACGACATGCCGTGCATGGACGACGACGACCTGCGCCGGGGCCGCCCGACCGTGCATCGCGCCTATGATGAAGCGACTGCACTGCTGGTAGGCGATGCCTTGCAGACGCAGGCGTTCATCGTGTTGGCTGAGCTGGGCGCGGTAAGCCAGGCGACGCGTGCAGTGTTGGTGGCTGAATTGGCGCGCGCTTCCGGTTCGCTCGGCATGGCGGGCGGTCAGGCGATCGATCTGCAAAGCGTCGGCATTGCGCTATCGCAGGACGAATTGGAGGCGATGCATCGCATGAAGACCGGTGCGTTGCTGCGGGCGAGTCTGCGGATGGGCGCGCTCTGTGCTGGCGTGAATGCCGCAGCCTTGGAGCAGGTTGATGCTTATGCCGGCGCGGTCGGTCTCGCGTTCCAGGTGGTCGATGACATCCTCGATGTGACCGCCGATACCGCCACGCTGGGCAAAACCGCTGGCAAGGACGAGGCCAACGACAAGCCGACTTACGTGTCCATCCTCGGGCTGGACAAGGCCAGGGCACTGGCCGACGAGCTGCACGCCACAGCGGGTGCGGCGGTTGCCCAACTTGCCCGCGAGATCGGCTGTGAAGCGGACAAGGCACGTACCGATCGATTGGTCGAAATGGCTGACCTGATCGTGCGGCGTGGCCACTGA
- a CDS encoding exodeoxyribonuclease VII small subunit, with amino-acid sequence MPRASNDASSSASATPSATPASYEAAMAELETLVASMESGELPLEASLAAYRRGAELVKYCQQVLERVEQQVRVLDGEALRPLADDSNANEQGDA; translated from the coding sequence ATGCCCCGTGCCTCAAACGACGCCTCCAGCAGCGCGTCCGCCACGCCCTCCGCTACGCCGGCTTCCTATGAAGCGGCCATGGCTGAACTCGAAACCCTCGTCGCCAGCATGGAATCCGGTGAATTGCCGCTGGAGGCTTCGCTTGCGGCGTATCGACGCGGAGCCGAGCTGGTCAAATACTGTCAGCAGGTGCTGGAACGCGTCGAGCAGCAGGTGCGCGTGCTTGATGGCGAAGCCCTGAGGCCCTTAGCCGACGATAGCAACGCGAACGAGCAGGGCGACGCATGA
- a CDS encoding aromatic ring-hydroxylating oxygenase subunit alpha, which yields MSNLSAALNLVPSETQLPVSAYFDEALYQTEIERLFKHGPGYVGHELMVPEVGDYHTLAAEAEGRVLVRNPNGVELLSNVCRHRQAIMLNGRGNAQNIVCPLHRWTYDLQGDLLGAPHFEKQPCVHLSRSPLQNWNGLLFEGKRDVREDLARLGVARDLDFSGYMLDHVEVHDCNYNWKTFIEVYLEDYHVVPFHPGLGQFVSCDDLEWEFGEWHSVQTVGIHANLRKPGTPAYQKWHDAVLRFNNGEMPKYGAVWLTYYPNVMVEWYPNVLVVSTLHPMGPTKTRNVVEFYYPEEIVLFEREFVEAERAAYMETCIEDDEIAERMDAGRLALLKRGTSEVGPYQSPMEDGMQHFHEWYRRTMNY from the coding sequence ATGTCCAATCTCAGCGCCGCACTGAATCTGGTGCCGTCTGAAACCCAGTTGCCCGTCTCTGCTTACTTCGACGAGGCGCTGTATCAAACTGAAATCGAACGTCTGTTCAAACATGGCCCCGGTTACGTCGGCCATGAGCTGATGGTCCCGGAAGTTGGCGACTATCACACGCTTGCCGCCGAGGCCGAAGGCCGCGTGCTGGTGCGCAACCCGAACGGCGTCGAACTGCTCTCCAATGTGTGCCGGCATCGGCAGGCAATCATGCTCAATGGGCGCGGCAATGCCCAGAACATCGTCTGCCCGCTGCATCGCTGGACATACGACCTGCAGGGCGACTTGCTAGGCGCACCGCACTTCGAGAAGCAACCGTGCGTGCATCTGTCACGCTCGCCGCTGCAGAACTGGAACGGCCTGCTGTTCGAGGGCAAGCGCGACGTGCGCGAAGACCTCGCCCGCCTGGGCGTGGCGCGCGATCTCGATTTCTCCGGCTACATGCTGGATCACGTCGAAGTGCACGACTGCAACTACAACTGGAAGACCTTCATCGAGGTGTACCTCGAGGACTACCACGTCGTGCCCTTCCACCCAGGCCTCGGGCAGTTCGTCTCGTGTGACGACCTGGAATGGGAGTTTGGCGAGTGGCACAGCGTGCAAACGGTCGGCATCCACGCGAATTTGCGCAAACCCGGCACACCGGCTTACCAGAAGTGGCATGACGCCGTGCTGCGCTTCAACAACGGCGAGATGCCGAAGTACGGCGCGGTGTGGCTCACCTACTACCCGAACGTGATGGTCGAGTGGTATCCGAACGTGCTGGTCGTGTCGACGCTGCATCCGATGGGCCCGACCAAGACTCGCAACGTGGTTGAGTTCTATTACCCGGAAGAGATCGTCCTGTTCGAGCGCGAGTTCGTCGAAGCCGAGCGCGCCGCCTACATGGAAACGTGCATCGAGGACGATGAAATCGCCGAGCGCATGGACGCCGGACGCTTGGCACTGCTCAAGCGCGGTACGAGCGAAGTCGGCCCGTACCAATCGCCCATGGAAGACGGCATGCAGCACTTCCACGAGTGGTATCGACGCACAATGAACTACTGA
- a CDS encoding DMT family transporter — MPADTATAAQTAAQTADSSSRQSLWMILAAFAFSAMGVCVKLASAHYSTGEIVFYRSVIGMTLMGAILAKTGAGIRTPYLMAHIKRSVFGVTSLLLWFTSISLLPLATAMTLNYMSPVWIALIIGAGAAMAGRAAGADKKMVAAILMSFVGVLCLLQPSVGGGPSQLAGGMVGLVSGVFTALAYVEVRQLGDLGENEARIVFYFSLVSAIAGGVWMLIGGAQPHTLHSAALLLAVGLLATLGQTAMTRAYKRGNTLLTANLQYTGIVFASGWGMLLWNDHLNALSWAGMALIIGSGIVTTVMRARQSGAEHPTPQTAVSGPEAEIHPEV; from the coding sequence ATGCCTGCCGACACTGCTACCGCTGCCCAGACTGCCGCCCAGACGGCCGACAGCTCCTCTCGCCAATCGCTGTGGATGATCCTCGCCGCGTTTGCCTTTTCGGCGATGGGCGTGTGCGTGAAGCTGGCCTCGGCGCATTACAGCACCGGCGAGATCGTGTTCTACCGCAGCGTGATCGGCATGACATTGATGGGCGCCATCCTGGCCAAGACCGGCGCGGGCATCCGCACGCCCTACCTCATGGCGCACATCAAGCGCAGCGTGTTCGGGGTGACATCGCTGCTGCTGTGGTTCACGTCGATCAGCCTGTTGCCGCTGGCGACGGCCATGACGTTGAACTACATGTCGCCGGTGTGGATTGCGTTGATCATCGGCGCCGGAGCTGCAATGGCCGGCAGAGCCGCGGGCGCCGACAAGAAAATGGTGGCCGCGATCTTGATGTCGTTTGTTGGTGTGCTGTGCCTGCTGCAACCCAGCGTGGGCGGCGGGCCATCCCAGCTTGCCGGCGGCATGGTTGGGCTGGTGTCGGGCGTGTTCACGGCCCTCGCCTATGTGGAGGTCCGCCAACTGGGTGACCTGGGCGAGAACGAGGCACGCATCGTGTTTTACTTTTCCCTGGTGAGCGCAATTGCCGGCGGCGTCTGGATGCTGATCGGCGGCGCGCAGCCGCATACGTTGCACAGCGCGGCGCTGCTGCTGGCGGTGGGGCTTCTGGCCACGCTGGGCCAGACTGCCATGACGCGGGCCTACAAGCGCGGCAACACGCTGCTGACTGCTAACCTGCAATACACCGGCATCGTCTTTGCGAGCGGGTGGGGCATGTTGCTGTGGAATGACCACCTGAACGCGCTGTCGTGGGCGGGCATGGCGCTCATCATCGGCAGCGGCATCGTGACCACCGTCATGCGCGCCCGTCAGTCGGGCGCCGAACATCCGACGCCGCAGACAGCCGTGTCCGGCCCGGAAGCCGAGATTCACCCGGAAGTTTGA